A single Leptospira kirschneri serovar Cynopteri str. 3522 CT DNA region contains:
- a CDS encoding GDSL-type esterase/lipase family protein — translation MAKFLFSISLLFLFTYCSSLIKKSYTDDYSSPDFECWSGSGFRDSETFGMYKSAWAELRNFYKNENQKIKSANIVFVGDSLIQLFPKELMIQEFPGAVNRGIGGDMTETLLERIEEDVLSLNPKAIVLEIGGNDLIQGKCLHITEMNLNRILEKILKFNPNIKIVVLGIPPVRNQTVNRVSPVINLTWISIIRSYKNVEFLDGWQFLREKDRPVLDSEFWPGQDKIHVNEKAYRAWIHKLKPILLPYF, via the coding sequence TTGGCAAAGTTTCTTTTTTCAATTTCTTTGCTTTTTCTTTTTACTTACTGCTCTTCCTTGATTAAGAAATCATATACGGATGATTATTCGAGCCCTGACTTTGAATGTTGGTCTGGGTCTGGCTTCCGTGATTCCGAGACTTTCGGAATGTATAAATCTGCATGGGCCGAGCTTCGAAATTTTTATAAAAACGAAAATCAGAAAATTAAATCTGCAAATATAGTCTTTGTAGGAGATTCTTTGATTCAATTATTTCCCAAAGAACTGATGATCCAAGAATTTCCAGGTGCGGTTAACCGCGGAATCGGCGGAGATATGACGGAAACTCTTCTGGAAAGAATAGAAGAAGACGTTTTAAGTTTAAACCCAAAAGCAATCGTTTTAGAGATTGGTGGAAATGATCTCATTCAAGGAAAATGCCTGCATATTACGGAAATGAATCTAAATCGAATTTTAGAAAAAATTCTCAAATTCAACCCGAATATAAAAATAGTCGTTTTAGGAATTCCTCCCGTCCGAAATCAAACCGTAAATAGGGTTTCCCCAGTAATCAATCTTACCTGGATTTCTATCATTCGATCTTATAAGAATGTGGAATTTTTGGACGGTTGGCAATTCTTGAGAGAAAAGGATCGACCCGTTTTGGATTCGGAATTTTGGCCAGGACAGGATAAAATTCACGTGAATGAAAAAGCATATCGGGCCTGGATTCATAAACTAAAACCCATACTTTTACCCTATTTTTAA